Proteins co-encoded in one Bacteroidota bacterium genomic window:
- a CDS encoding efflux RND transporter periplasmic adaptor subunit, giving the protein IFAESYASKIKEGNDVEIVFPDINQTITSKISFKGRVINALTRTFGVEALLQSQPDYHPNMLAVLKIVDYHNPSAMVVPINTIQNSDEGQFVMVARIENGKNIAKKQRVTVGKEYGGMAEITEGLVANDKLITTGYQDLNDGDNIKF; this is encoded by the coding sequence GATATTTGCTGAAAGTTATGCATCAAAAATTAAAGAAGGAAATGATGTAGAAATTGTATTTCCCGACATCAACCAAACCATAACTTCAAAGATTAGTTTTAAAGGAAGAGTGATAAATGCTCTTACGCGCACTTTTGGTGTTGAAGCGCTCTTGCAATCGCAACCCGATTATCATCCAAACATGCTTGCTGTTTTAAAAATTGTTGATTACCACAACCCTTCTGCAATGGTAGTTCCAATTAATACCATTCAAAACTCCGACGAAGGTCAATTTGTGATGGTGGCCCGTATCGAAAACGGTAAAAATATTGCCAAAAAACAACGTGTTACAGTAGGCAAAGAATATGGTGGAATGGCTGAAATTACAGAAGGTTTAGTAGCTAACGATAAGTTAATTACTACCGGTTATCAGGATTTAAATGATGGTGATAACATCAAGTTTTAA